A single window of Anaerocolumna chitinilytica DNA harbors:
- a CDS encoding transporter substrate-binding domain-containing protein: MKKRMLAIIAMTLSVAALLTACGTKDTNSTGSAADDSNVFRVGMECGYAPFNWTQIDNSNGAVPIDGASEFAGGYDIEIAKKIADGLGKKLVVVKTEWDGLLPALTSGKIDAIIAGMSPTAERKKVIDFTDNYYRSNLVMVVKKGGAYENATSIQDFKGAKITAQLNTFHYTVIDQIDGVKKEAAMDNFPAMRVALESGIIDGYVSERPEGVSASSANDKFAMVEFKDGFKTSDDDTAIAVGVKKNSDLTAKINEILKGISEDDRTNIMDTAIKNQPATK; encoded by the coding sequence ATGAAAAAAAGAATGCTGGCAATAATAGCTATGACCTTATCCGTTGCCGCACTGCTTACGGCCTGCGGAACCAAGGATACCAACAGTACCGGTAGTGCTGCAGATGATAGTAATGTATTCCGTGTAGGTATGGAATGCGGATATGCCCCTTTTAACTGGACACAGATTGATAATTCGAATGGAGCTGTTCCTATAGATGGTGCATCAGAATTCGCAGGCGGATATGATATCGAAATCGCTAAGAAGATAGCTGATGGTCTGGGAAAGAAGCTCGTCGTAGTTAAAACAGAGTGGGACGGCCTTTTACCCGCATTAACTTCAGGAAAAATCGATGCTATTATTGCAGGTATGTCTCCTACGGCAGAAAGAAAAAAGGTAATTGATTTTACGGATAACTATTACAGATCAAATCTGGTAATGGTAGTAAAAAAAGGCGGAGCTTACGAGAATGCAACCTCTATTCAGGATTTTAAAGGAGCTAAAATTACAGCTCAGTTAAATACTTTTCACTATACTGTAATTGACCAGATTGATGGTGTTAAAAAAGAAGCTGCAATGGATAACTTCCCGGCGATGAGAGTTGCTTTGGAGTCCGGTATTATTGACGGCTATGTATCAGAGCGTCCTGAAGGAGTAAGTGCTTCTTCCGCAAATGATAAATTTGCAATGGTAGAATTCAAAGATGGTTTTAAAACTTCCGATGATGATACAGCTATAGCAGTCGGTGTGAAAAAGAACAGTGATTTAACTGCTAAGATAAACGAAATTCTGAAAGGAATTTCAGAAGATGACCGTACTAACATTATGGATACCGCTATAAAGAATCAGCCGGCAACCAAATAA
- a CDS encoding amino acid ABC transporter permease — protein sequence MSFTEIIQTLKDYWPMFLRGSWSTLYISIIGTVIGSIIGLLIGVIRTIPVPERGIKKILLGIVNAILSAYIAIFRGTPMIVQAVLIFYGSAEALKIDMNRTFAAIFIVSINTGAYMSEIVRGGIISVDRGQFEAAQAIGMNHIKTMIYIVLPQVIRNILPATGNEFVINIKDTSVLSVISVSELFFQSKSIAGATFHYYDTFFITCIIYFIMTFTITKILRYAEKKLDGPDNYILLGNQMQVEKPEDGVRRAKAAK from the coding sequence ATGAGTTTTACCGAAATAATTCAAACATTAAAAGACTACTGGCCTATGTTTTTAAGAGGTTCCTGGTCTACATTATATATATCTATAATCGGAACTGTTATAGGGTCAATAATCGGCTTGCTAATTGGTGTTATACGTACCATACCGGTGCCGGAAAGAGGAATTAAAAAAATCCTATTAGGTATCGTCAACGCTATTCTTTCCGCTTATATAGCAATATTCAGAGGTACACCAATGATTGTACAGGCTGTACTTATTTTCTATGGTTCAGCCGAAGCTTTGAAAATTGATATGAATAGAACCTTTGCAGCTATTTTCATTGTATCTATAAATACAGGTGCTTACATGTCCGAGATCGTTCGAGGTGGTATTATATCTGTTGATAGAGGACAGTTTGAAGCAGCACAGGCTATTGGTATGAACCATATAAAAACAATGATATATATTGTACTGCCCCAGGTTATCCGAAATATCTTACCGGCTACTGGTAATGAATTTGTAATCAATATTAAGGATACTTCTGTGTTAAGTGTAATTTCTGTGTCAGAATTATTCTTCCAGTCTAAATCTATAGCAGGAGCTACGTTCCATTATTATGATACTTTCTTTATTACCTGTATTATTTACTTTATAATGACCTTTACTATTACTAAGATTCTTAGATACGCTGAAAAGAAACTGGACGGCCCGGATAATTATATACTTCTTGGCAACCAAATGCAGGTAGAAAAGCCGGAAGATGGTGTTAGAAGAGCGAAGGCCGCGAAATAA
- a CDS encoding amino acid ABC transporter ATP-binding protein, with protein sequence MKDNIIEVKHLSKSFGDHDVLKDIDFNVSKGEVICIIGSSGSGKSTLLRCINLLEKPSGGEISYNGENILDDKHDLYKYRTKLGMVFQQFNLFNNYNVLDNCIIGQLKVLKRNKEEAKEVALKYLKTVGMDQYINAKPRQLSGGQKQRVAIARALSMEPDVMLFDEPTSALDPEMVGEVLKVMKELAGMGLTMLIVTHEMGFAKDVADRVVFMDQGVIAEEGKPEDIFNNPTQERTREFLSRVLEE encoded by the coding sequence ATGAAGGACAATATAATTGAAGTAAAACACCTTAGCAAATCCTTTGGTGATCATGATGTATTAAAAGATATTGATTTTAATGTTAGCAAAGGAGAAGTAATCTGCATTATCGGTTCCTCCGGTTCCGGTAAATCAACACTGCTCCGCTGTATTAACCTTTTAGAGAAACCCTCCGGCGGGGAGATATCTTACAATGGTGAGAATATCCTGGATGATAAGCATGATCTCTATAAATATCGTACAAAGTTAGGTATGGTGTTCCAGCAATTTAATCTATTTAACAATTACAATGTTTTGGACAATTGTATAATTGGACAGCTAAAAGTCTTAAAAAGAAATAAAGAAGAGGCGAAAGAAGTTGCTTTAAAATATCTAAAAACTGTTGGAATGGACCAGTATATCAATGCGAAGCCAAGACAATTATCCGGTGGTCAAAAGCAAAGAGTAGCAATTGCCAGAGCTTTATCCATGGAGCCGGATGTTATGCTTTTTGATGAACCGACCTCAGCTCTTGATCCTGAAATGGTCGGCGAGGTACTAAAAGTCATGAAAGAACTTGCCGGAATGGGATTGACCATGCTGATCGTAACTCATGAAATGGGCTTTGCAAAAGATGTTGCAGACAGAGTAGTGTTTATGGATCAAGGAGTCATAGCAGAGGAAGGAAAGCCTGAAGACATCTTTAATAACCCAACCCAGGAAAGAACCAGAGAGTTCTTAAGCAGGGTACTGGAAGAATAA
- a CDS encoding multicopper oxidase domain-containing protein, with product MNNNKVNLLSAENLLNKWEFHIMAPDMEIAHHEYSYKVRHFDLWAEEIEHQILPEITLDTFGYNKKTPGPVIIMRKGEWLFLTLHNKLSVPTGLQIQGYAKPGAIKHLSDFKFNGPIIDPDDSFTYKLLCDKPGTYLYQSVLDFQVSMGLIGTLLILPDPSDVDINDIPDKDFVFLMQQWEIPDLTLGEIIPGHYKPDKYHRNPNFFTLNGRCYPYTSPIYLCDGDNVRMRFLSKAGEGSWIHLEGHQFRVLSINGFSRNNQYLNFENDTVEFNSGVRTDIAFTANNPGKWFINATAIFHQSNNGVFPGGIMSNILYF from the coding sequence ATGAATAATAATAAGGTGAATTTATTATCTGCAGAAAATCTGTTAAACAAATGGGAATTTCATATTATGGCGCCTGATATGGAAATTGCTCATCACGAATATTCCTATAAAGTTCGTCATTTCGATTTATGGGCAGAAGAAATTGAGCATCAAATTCTGCCCGAAATCACTCTGGATACTTTTGGATATAATAAAAAGACACCAGGTCCGGTTATTATTATGAGAAAGGGCGAATGGCTTTTTTTAACATTGCATAATAAGCTTTCTGTACCTACCGGACTCCAGATACAAGGTTATGCCAAGCCTGGTGCTATTAAACATCTTTCGGATTTTAAGTTTAATGGACCGATTATTGACCCGGACGATTCCTTTACCTATAAACTTTTATGTGACAAACCTGGTACTTATCTTTACCAATCCGTACTGGATTTTCAAGTTTCTATGGGACTGATCGGTACTCTTTTAATACTACCGGATCCATCAGATGTGGATATTAATGATATACCTGATAAAGATTTTGTCTTCTTAATGCAGCAATGGGAAATACCGGACCTGACGCTTGGAGAAATCATTCCCGGCCATTATAAGCCTGATAAATATCATAGAAATCCTAACTTTTTTACCTTAAATGGGAGATGCTATCCGTATACCTCCCCTATCTACCTCTGTGACGGCGACAATGTAAGGATGCGTTTTCTTTCTAAAGCTGGGGAAGGCAGCTGGATACATTTGGAGGGTCATCAGTTTCGAGTTCTGTCCATTAATGGTTTTTCAAGGAATAACCAATATTTGAACTTTGAAAATGACACTGTTGAGTTCAATTCTGGTGTCAGAACCGATATTGCCTTTACAGCAAATAACCCGGGAAAATGGTTCATTAATGCAACTGCAATCTTCCATCAGTCCAATAATGGTGTTTTCCCGGGCGGTATTATGTCCAATATTTTATATTTTTAG
- a CDS encoding glycosyl hydrolase family 18 protein, translating into MTIYVVKPGDTISSIANQYGVTSNRIIVDNELTNANNLLVGQSLVIQIPEVFHTVVEGDTLYGIAQAYNTTPTRLLQNNPWIADTEALIPGSVVVISFRRDENFGDIVINAYAYPYIDRTVLRKTLPFLTYLSLFTYGFTPQGDLIPIDDTELIQLARDYNVAPLMVLAPMDDTGSFSNEIAHQMFTNPEGQSRLIDNILANVQNKNYSGVDIDFEFVLPEDKEGFISFLTALKAKLEPNGYIMTVALAPKTSGEQAGLLYQAHDYPRIGAIADKVLLMTYEWGYTFSAPMATAPLNSVRRVLSYGVSVINPDKILMGMPNYAYDWPLPYVKGTTKAETISNVEAINRGVRYGVTIQFDEASQAPFYYYTASDGVEHAVWFDDARSMNAKYRLIPEFNLNGAGIWQIMNFFPAMWLVVNNLFNVAKVL; encoded by the coding sequence ATGACTATCTATGTTGTCAAACCAGGTGATACCATTTCATCCATAGCCAATCAATATGGTGTAACTTCTAACAGAATTATCGTGGACAATGAGTTAACAAATGCAAATAACCTTTTAGTGGGCCAGAGCCTTGTAATACAAATCCCCGAAGTATTTCATACGGTAGTTGAAGGTGATACTTTATATGGTATTGCCCAGGCTTATAATACTACTCCTACCAGGCTTCTCCAAAATAACCCTTGGATAGCTGATACCGAAGCCCTGATTCCCGGAAGTGTTGTTGTAATCAGTTTTCGACGTGATGAAAATTTTGGTGATATTGTCATTAATGCCTACGCTTATCCTTACATTGATCGTACAGTACTACGTAAGACTCTTCCATTTCTAACCTATCTTTCCCTATTTACCTACGGTTTCACTCCACAAGGAGATTTAATTCCCATTGACGACACTGAATTAATCCAACTCGCCAGAGATTACAATGTGGCTCCGCTTATGGTACTTGCGCCAATGGATGACACCGGGTCCTTTAGTAACGAAATTGCCCATCAGATGTTTACGAACCCAGAAGGCCAAAGCCGACTTATTGACAATATCCTCGCCAATGTACAAAACAAGAATTACAGTGGTGTAGATATTGATTTTGAATTTGTATTACCAGAAGACAAGGAAGGTTTTATAAGCTTTTTAACTGCACTTAAAGCGAAACTGGAACCGAATGGTTATATTATGACTGTTGCTCTGGCTCCAAAAACCTCCGGTGAGCAAGCCGGCCTTCTCTATCAAGCTCATGACTATCCCAGAATTGGTGCAATTGCAGATAAAGTATTACTTATGACTTATGAATGGGGATATACATTCAGTGCACCAATGGCCACCGCTCCTCTTAACAGTGTCAGAAGGGTGCTCTCCTATGGTGTTTCGGTTATTAACCCTGATAAAATATTAATGGGTATGCCAAACTATGCTTACGACTGGCCTCTCCCCTACGTAAAAGGAACTACAAAGGCTGAAACAATAAGCAATGTTGAAGCGATTAATCGAGGAGTACGATATGGCGTTACCATACAATTTGACGAAGCCTCTCAGGCTCCTTTTTACTATTATACAGCATCGGATGGTGTTGAGCATGCAGTATGGTTTGATGATGCCAGAAGTATGAATGCGAAATACAGGCTAATACCTGAGTTTAATCTTAACGGTGCAGGTATCTGGCAGATTATGAATTTCTTTCCGGCTATGTGGTTGGTTGTAAACAATTTGTTTAATGTTGCTAAAGTGCTTTAA
- a CDS encoding Y-family DNA polymerase, which produces MEKIIFHIDVNSAFLSWEAVYRLKHLGATEDLRNQISAVGGDVTMRHGIILAKSIRAKKFGINTGESIMEAKQKCPEIILVPPNYGLYEKSSAAFMKILKEYTPEVEQYSIDEAFMDMTGTRGLWGEPVVVANMIKDRIYRELGFTVNIGVSSNKLLAKMAGDLKKPNLVHTLFPSEIERKMWPLPVSDLFFVGRATTKKLFNLGIKTIGGLANTDVGILRSHMKSHGEVVWAFANGYDFSYVVSESKAPAQKGYGNSTTIPYDVSTKRDAYIVLLALAETVSARLRKANVQAEVISVGIKDYVFNYMSHQTVLMSSTNITKEIHKIACKLFNEAWNGIPIRHLGIHTSRLTDYDFARQINMFDSEDYEKLEYADLMVDVIREKYGIDSIKRAVFLRSPIDHMSGGISREKRDVDYSKLKIDNA; this is translated from the coding sequence ATGGAGAAAATAATATTTCATATTGATGTTAACTCTGCTTTCTTAAGCTGGGAAGCAGTATATCGGTTGAAACATTTAGGTGCCACTGAAGATTTACGCAATCAGATATCAGCGGTTGGCGGTGATGTAACAATGCGCCATGGAATCATTTTAGCGAAATCCATTCGTGCAAAGAAATTTGGCATAAATACAGGTGAAAGTATTATGGAAGCTAAACAAAAATGTCCGGAGATTATTTTAGTCCCGCCTAATTATGGGCTATATGAAAAATCTTCCGCTGCTTTCATGAAGATACTGAAAGAATACACTCCAGAGGTAGAACAATATTCAATCGATGAGGCCTTTATGGATATGACAGGGACGAGAGGTTTATGGGGTGAGCCTGTTGTAGTTGCCAATATGATAAAGGACCGTATATACCGAGAGTTAGGCTTTACTGTAAACATTGGTGTTTCTTCAAATAAATTACTGGCAAAGATGGCTGGCGACTTAAAAAAGCCCAACTTAGTGCATACCTTGTTTCCATCAGAAATTGAACGTAAGATGTGGCCCCTGCCGGTTAGTGACTTATTCTTTGTAGGAAGGGCGACGACAAAGAAACTTTTCAACCTTGGTATTAAAACAATCGGAGGCTTAGCTAATACTGATGTGGGCATATTGCGCAGCCATATGAAAAGCCATGGTGAAGTTGTATGGGCATTTGCAAACGGGTATGATTTCTCTTATGTTGTTTCTGAATCAAAAGCACCAGCACAGAAAGGATATGGTAACAGCACTACTATCCCCTACGATGTCTCAACAAAAAGGGATGCATATATCGTCTTATTAGCACTTGCGGAAACCGTCTCTGCAAGGTTACGAAAGGCAAATGTACAGGCAGAAGTTATCTCAGTAGGAATCAAGGACTATGTTTTTAACTATATGTCCCACCAAACAGTTTTAATGAGTTCTACCAATATCACCAAGGAAATCCATAAAATAGCTTGTAAACTCTTCAATGAAGCTTGGAATGGGATCCCGATTCGTCATCTAGGAATACACACCAGCCGGTTAACTGACTATGATTTTGCAAGGCAAATAAATATGTTTGATTCAGAGGATTACGAAAAACTTGAATATGCTGACTTAATGGTAGACGTAATCCGAGAAAAATATGGGATAGACTCTATAAAGAGAGCCGTATTTTTAAGAAGTCCCATAGATCATATGTCTGGTGGTATATCCCGTGAAAAAAGAGATGTAGATTATAGTAAGCTTAAAATAGACAATGCATGA
- a CDS encoding MarR family winged helix-turn-helix transcriptional regulator, which produces MKNKINESVPGDEILKLDNQLCFALYVCSKEIIKKYKPILEPLGLTYTGYITMLALWEEDNLTVKDLGNKLYLDSGTLTPLLKKLESQNFINRIRSSNDERNVVITLTQKGRELKSVAVNVPKDLVCTVKFDKETIAKTIGNLHSIMELLTKEE; this is translated from the coding sequence ATGAAAAATAAAATAAATGAATCCGTACCTGGGGATGAAATTCTAAAACTTGACAATCAGCTCTGCTTTGCATTATATGTCTGCTCCAAGGAAATCATTAAAAAATATAAACCAATATTAGAGCCACTTGGATTAACATATACCGGTTATATTACTATGTTAGCCTTATGGGAGGAAGACAATCTGACTGTAAAGGACCTTGGAAATAAGCTTTATCTTGATTCCGGTACATTAACACCTCTTTTAAAGAAGCTGGAATCCCAAAATTTCATCAACCGTATCAGAAGTTCTAACGACGAACGCAATGTTGTTATAACTCTTACTCAAAAAGGCCGGGAATTAAAATCAGTTGCTGTTAATGTTCCTAAAGATTTAGTATGTACTGTTAAGTTCGATAAAGAAACAATTGCAAAAACGATCGGTAATTTACACTCTATTATGGAATTGCTCACCAAAGAAGAATAG
- a CDS encoding glutathione peroxidase codes for MSVYDFKVDNLREEEVSLENYKGKVLLIINTATKCGFTPQYDELQDLYEKYKDEGFIILDFPCNQFGAQAPGSNEEIHSFCDAKFGITFPMFSKIEVNGENAHPLYKYLTSQKGFQGFDEAHELTPVLNEMLSKADPDFDKKPSIKWNFTKFLIDRNGNVSERFEPTEDIGVIEEKIKELL; via the coding sequence ATGAGCGTATATGATTTTAAAGTAGACAATCTAAGAGAAGAAGAGGTATCTTTAGAGAATTATAAAGGCAAGGTATTGTTAATCATTAACACCGCAACTAAATGCGGTTTTACACCACAATACGATGAATTACAGGATTTATATGAGAAGTATAAAGATGAAGGCTTCATAATTCTTGATTTCCCCTGCAATCAATTCGGAGCACAGGCACCGGGCAGTAATGAAGAAATACACAGTTTTTGCGATGCCAAATTCGGAATCACTTTCCCCATGTTTTCGAAAATAGAAGTAAATGGTGAAAATGCTCATCCCTTATATAAATATCTCACAAGCCAAAAAGGCTTTCAAGGTTTTGATGAGGCACATGAATTAACACCGGTTTTAAATGAAATGTTAAGTAAAGCAGACCCTGATTTTGATAAGAAACCCAGTATTAAGTGGAACTTTACCAAATTCTTAATTGATAGGAATGGAAATGTATCTGAAAGATTTGAGCCAACTGAAGATATTGGAGTAATTGAAGAAAAAATTAAAGAATTGCTATAA
- a CDS encoding methyl-accepting chemotaxis protein, whose protein sequence is MFKNLSIRGKLFLIILPAIIEMVLMLFALISTSNSNYEKSRDIYYNDLYLTHTSLLSSDRDFYQASVAALKISIFDGSDTKELADLRTSYADNAKQASDNANKIVTYLKNDSKLLNEYTPHKLFVLLNGTENADDPNGYLQKDKTIKELLDDFNRDFATWKAAYDPETGDGDYKAMDASFDAARSCLDNMEDILTVYSEYSSAQLKSDIHQSVMQIVLWTVVIIIAIIFISVIIIRYLKNHLKAVTIRMNDLANKNLALSPLTLNSKDELGVLSSSFNTVLSSFQEIVGQISSTSNEVSEAAQSMVRTTNEVSTATGEIARAVGEIAGTATSQASDTEQSAIEIASLEQIIIDSSKNSELLTKATKEINEAGIEGLKLVNTLSEVNKNSQDTFYRILDVIDKINLSADRIGQASSLISEISAQTNLLSLNASIEAARAGEAGKGFAVVADEIRKLADQSSHSVGTINELLKELQANASLAKEESGVVKETVQAQTKSVDNTKNKYMDIANSLEIIIKQIDALNQITAKTGLSCSNVVAHINNLSASAQENAVTTEETSAGTEEILASMVSIADISDKVNGRIKELQALISDFKTL, encoded by the coding sequence ATGTTTAAGAATCTATCCATTAGAGGAAAATTATTCCTGATTATTTTACCGGCAATTATTGAAATGGTATTAATGCTATTCGCATTAATATCAACCTCAAATTCAAATTATGAGAAAAGCCGGGATATTTATTACAATGATTTATACTTGACCCATACAAGCCTTTTAAGCAGTGACAGAGATTTTTATCAGGCCAGCGTGGCAGCCTTAAAGATAAGTATATTTGACGGCTCTGATACAAAGGAACTTGCGGATTTACGTACTTCATATGCGGATAATGCCAAACAGGCAAGTGACAATGCCAATAAAATTGTAACCTATTTAAAAAATGATTCAAAACTCTTAAATGAGTATACTCCCCACAAACTATTCGTCCTTCTTAATGGTACAGAAAACGCAGATGACCCCAATGGATATCTTCAAAAAGACAAAACAATCAAAGAACTCCTGGATGACTTTAATAGAGATTTTGCAACCTGGAAAGCAGCCTATGACCCAGAAACCGGTGATGGAGACTATAAAGCAATGGATGCATCCTTTGATGCTGCCAGAAGCTGTCTGGATAATATGGAGGATATACTCACTGTCTACAGCGAATACTCTTCTGCGCAGTTAAAATCGGATATACATCAAAGTGTCATGCAGATTGTTCTATGGACAGTCGTTATCATAATAGCAATTATTTTTATTTCTGTTATTATAATACGGTATTTAAAAAACCATCTGAAAGCGGTAACTATCAGAATGAACGATCTTGCAAATAAAAATCTTGCTCTAAGCCCTCTCACCTTAAACAGTAAAGATGAGCTTGGTGTGTTATCCTCCTCCTTTAATACCGTACTCTCCTCCTTCCAGGAAATTGTAGGCCAAATAAGCAGTACCTCAAACGAAGTAAGTGAGGCCGCACAATCAATGGTAAGAACCACTAATGAAGTCAGCACCGCGACGGGCGAGATTGCAAGGGCTGTCGGAGAAATAGCAGGAACTGCTACTTCCCAGGCAAGCGATACGGAACAATCTGCAATAGAGATTGCCAGCCTAGAGCAGATTATAATAGACAGCTCCAAAAACAGTGAACTTCTTACAAAAGCCACAAAGGAGATAAATGAAGCCGGTATTGAAGGTCTAAAACTTGTAAATACCCTTTCTGAGGTTAATAAAAATAGTCAGGATACCTTTTACCGAATACTGGATGTGATAGATAAAATTAATCTAAGTGCAGACAGAATCGGACAAGCAAGCTCCCTAATATCCGAAATATCCGCCCAAACCAACCTGCTTTCTTTAAATGCCAGCATTGAAGCTGCTAGAGCCGGAGAAGCCGGAAAAGGTTTTGCTGTAGTGGCTGATGAAATCAGAAAGCTTGCAGATCAATCCTCTCATTCTGTAGGAACAATCAATGAATTGTTAAAGGAATTACAGGCCAATGCTTCCTTAGCCAAAGAAGAAAGCGGTGTTGTAAAAGAAACGGTACAAGCACAAACTAAGAGTGTGGATAATACAAAAAATAAATATATGGATATTGCAAACAGTCTTGAGATAATTATTAAACAAATTGATGCTCTGAATCAAATTACTGCAAAAACGGGTCTAAGCTGTTCTAATGTGGTTGCCCATATCAATAATCTTTCTGCCAGTGCTCAGGAAAATGCTGTTACCACTGAAGAGACCTCCGCCGGTACAGAAGAGATTCTCGCTTCTATGGTTTCAATTGCAGATATCAGCGATAAAGTAAATGGTCGTATAAAGGAACTTCAAGCTCTTATTTCTGATTTTAAAACACTATAA
- the melA gene encoding alpha-glucosidase/alpha-galactosidase yields the protein MIKIAFLGAGSTIFARNVLGDCMCTPVLCESEIALYDIDPIRLGESQIILESINKNINNGRATIKTYLGVENRKDALRNANFVVNAIQVGGYDPCTITDFEIPKKYGLRQTIADTMGIGGIMRALRTIPVMADFARDMEEVCPDTLFLNYTNPMAMLSGYMQRYTKIQTVGLCHSVQVCSEGLLKKLGMEDKLEGRKELIAGINHMGWLLELKDKFGNDLYPEIKRKAAKMNAAEKHDDMVRFEYIRNFGYYCTESSEHNAEYNPLFIKARYPEMIDKFNIPLDEYPRRCINQIAGWEKDKETILDNGNITHERSHEYASYIMEAVITGVPYKIGGNVLNTGLIDNLPSDACVEVPCLVDNRGINPCHVGRLPVQCAAMNMTNINTQLLTIEAAVTGDRSYIYQAAMLDPHTSAELNIEDIRNMCDELITAHGDYMKAFQI from the coding sequence ATGATTAAAATTGCTTTTTTAGGAGCCGGAAGCACTATTTTTGCAAGAAATGTACTTGGTGACTGCATGTGCACCCCTGTTCTGTGCGAAAGTGAAATTGCCCTTTATGATATTGATCCAATAAGGCTTGGTGAGTCTCAGATCATATTAGAATCAATCAACAAAAACATTAATAACGGACGCGCAACAATCAAGACATACCTGGGTGTAGAAAATCGAAAGGATGCCTTAAGAAACGCTAATTTTGTAGTGAATGCAATTCAGGTTGGCGGCTATGATCCCTGTACCATAACAGATTTCGAAATCCCGAAGAAATATGGCCTAAGACAGACAATCGCAGATACAATGGGCATTGGCGGAATTATGAGAGCATTACGAACTATTCCTGTTATGGCTGATTTTGCAAGAGACATGGAAGAAGTATGTCCTGATACTTTGTTTTTAAATTATACCAATCCAATGGCAATGCTCTCCGGATATATGCAGCGTTATACGAAAATCCAGACAGTCGGATTATGCCACAGTGTTCAGGTATGCTCTGAAGGTCTTTTAAAAAAGCTTGGTATGGAGGACAAACTGGAAGGGCGTAAGGAATTAATTGCTGGTATCAATCATATGGGATGGCTTCTGGAATTAAAAGATAAGTTCGGCAATGATTTATATCCTGAAATTAAAAGGAAAGCCGCCAAAATGAATGCAGCAGAAAAGCATGACGATATGGTCCGTTTCGAATACATAAGAAATTTCGGGTACTATTGTACGGAATCCAGTGAACATAATGCTGAATATAATCCTCTGTTTATCAAAGCCCGTTATCCTGAGATGATAGATAAATTTAATATTCCTTTAGACGAATACCCCAGAAGATGTATTAATCAGATTGCAGGCTGGGAAAAAGATAAAGAAACGATTCTCGATAATGGCAATATAACCCACGAACGTTCACATGAATATGCTTCCTATATCATGGAAGCGGTTATAACCGGGGTTCCTTATAAAATCGGAGGTAATGTATTAAATACCGGGCTTATTGACAATCTTCCCTCCGATGCTTGCGTTGAAGTGCCCTGTCTTGTTGATAACAGAGGAATTAACCCCTGCCATGTAGGCAGACTTCCAGTTCAATGCGCCGCAATGAATATGACCAATATCAATACCCAGCTGTTAACCATTGAAGCTGCTGTGACCGGAGATCGCAGCTATATTTACCAGGCAGCTATGTTAGACCCTCATACTTCAGCTGAGCTGAATATAGAGGACATCAGAAATATGTGTGATGAATTAATCACTGCCCATGGCGATTATATGAAAGCCTTTCAAATATGA